In Capricornis sumatraensis isolate serow.1 chromosome 2, serow.2, whole genome shotgun sequence, the DNA window CCTCGGGGACGGTCCCCGCGGGGGGGCAGCAGCTGTTTCTAGCCTTTCTAGGTCAAACGCTCTCGTGCTGTCTTTCCTTTCCTATTTCTCCCGTTTCttggtctttttcatttttcacttgaatTGCCTTTTCTCGTGTGCTCGGTGTTCTGTTGAGACCGTGGGTCTTTCACTGGCTGGTCAGAGTCAGCTAGAGTTAGCTCGTGGGGCTGCAGTCACGGCCCATGAGGGCCCCAGGCTCACGTGCCCCGCTTGCACCCACAGCTCCGCCGCATGCAGGAGATGATTGCACGGATGCAGGCGCAGATGCAGCTGCAGCTGCAGGGTGGCGACGGTGACGGCGGGGTCCATGGGCACCACGTGTGAGGTAAGACCCGGCCTGGGGAGCGGCCGCGGCCCCTGAGGGAGGGTGGCTCCCGGGAGACCACAGCTTCCCACGCCCCATCTAGTGAAGGGCAGCCATGTTTTCTCAGTCTGGAAGCGTGGTCAGCAGCTGGAGTGGGAAGCCGAGCTGGTCCTTTCTGTGTAGGGAAGAAGGCCGCTCTTCCCTCCTGTGTTTCCTTCCACCTGGGACACCTCATTCCTGCTCCCAGATGCATGCAGGTCCCCACGCCTGCCGCCTGGAGCTCACATCCGACCCTGCAGCATGGGGCTCAGTCCCAGACTGGGCACCAGTCTgcccccacttcagatgccagtcacaagtTGAGGTTGTCAACTGCCCTCGGACGGACTGGCTAGAGGTTAAAGGTTCCCACGCCACCCACACCCCTACAGGAAAATGTCCGACTTCCTAGATCACATTTGTTAAGGGTAAAATTCAGTATACAGATGACAAGACCTACAGGGTGAGGCCTGAAACGAGTGCAGAGCTTCTGTCCCCGAGGAGCTGGGTCTATCACCTTCCCGGTAGCGGTGGATTCACCCCCAAGAACTCTCCAGACTCCTACTTTAGAGATTTAATATCTCAACAGTAGGAGAAAAATTGTATATTAAAATAGCTTTTGTTGGTCATACAATTTGAAATTTATTAAGGCTCAAAGTATCTTTACAAAGAGAATTTTTTCCAGTGAAAGCTTTCCCGTGTTTCTTGCTAAGCCGCATGGACCACTAGTGAGAAAGCAGGAAGCACCGGGAGCCAAGCACCCCCCTCCCGTGAGCTGCTGGGCGGCAGTGGCGCGCTCGCTGCTGGGGCCGGGAGGCGTGGCAGCGCTGTTTGCAGCTCCCGTGTGAGGCCCTGACAGACCCACCTTGGCTCTCCTCCAGGATCTGCTCTCGGAGGGGTACCCGGGTTTATTCGCAGTTTTCACTCGAATCTGTTGAGGAATGGGACGACTCTGCTCTTGTTTCTTGGCCAGAAATCTCTTGATCCTAAAAGTCTTATGAGAAGACATGGTGAGGAGCAAACTCAACCGCATGTAGGATAGTGGAGGAAGGAGCCAAAGGGAACTTCATGTAATTGGCACAGCTCAGGCAGAGCAGAAGTAGAGGTGGGCTGAGGGGTCCCCTCGAGGGAGACCGCTGGCCTGGCCCCTCACTGCAGCTCCGCCCTGACTGCTCATCCTCGGTGGCTCCGGGGGTCTGGCCGGGCGGTGCGGCCTCTCCGCAGTGCCCTCTCCTTGC includes these proteins:
- the LOC138070834 gene encoding large ribosomal subunit protein eL39-like — its product is MSSHKTFRIKRFLAKKQEQSRPIPQQIRVKTANKPGYPSESRSWRRAKVGLSGPHTGAANSAATPPGPSSERATAAQQLTGGGCLAPVDNLNL